A window of the Chloroflexus sp. Y-396-1 genome harbors these coding sequences:
- a CDS encoding PAS domain S-box protein — MQDSQVAILQAECERLQAQVAELTRFQRIVEDTDQLVTEVDSNGIFTYVNPAAERFFGYRPADCIGRSSLEFLHPDDRERAQRALGEWVQRGERTVTVENRVVHRSGAIFPMLWTIAIRYDDQRQFAGATSIAHDISHIQRLRQELAESRSMLRLIIDSLPQAVFWKDRDGRFLGCNQQLLRDAGFSSEAEIVGKTDFEMPWHDQADVYRADDLEVMRSGPKLNIEEPLTRSDGTTIWLRTNKLPLQRDGEVIGVLGMYEDVTDIKLQAEELRTFKLLVENAPDGIAIADPHLVITYNNPALATMLQYPSLVGKAVAEIVYPAYLPVLEQIAHQVMQGLTPRETVRYVRSDGALVTIQASALALRDAHGNLTGYASINRDITQQLQAEENLRLSERRNRALLDAIPDLMFLLSPDGVFLNYKADHSGELLMPPEAFLGKRVDEVLPPPLAEQVLHHIEQLKRTGEMQQFDYQLAIGDQILEYEARMVFSDQDILLLSRNVTEQRRIERERTEMQEQIIAAQQATLRELSTPLMPIADGVIAMPLIGAIDTMRAQQIMETLLNGVSEYRAQVAIIDITGVKVVDTQVASALVRAARAARMLGAQVVLTGISPEIAQTLVHIGAELRDMTTRATLQEGIDYALKRRIADPHLTGNDRRTGPR; from the coding sequence ATGCAGGATTCTCAGGTAGCGATACTACAGGCAGAGTGTGAACGTTTGCAGGCACAGGTAGCCGAATTAACACGCTTTCAACGGATTGTTGAAGATACCGATCAACTGGTTACCGAGGTTGACAGCAATGGTATCTTTACCTATGTCAACCCGGCAGCAGAACGCTTCTTCGGGTATCGACCGGCAGACTGTATTGGTCGCTCTTCGCTAGAGTTTTTGCATCCAGACGATCGCGAGCGAGCACAACGAGCGCTGGGCGAATGGGTACAACGTGGTGAGCGGACGGTTACGGTTGAGAATCGAGTGGTACACCGTTCGGGCGCTATCTTTCCTATGCTTTGGACAATCGCGATCCGTTATGATGATCAACGCCAGTTTGCCGGTGCGACATCGATTGCGCACGACATCAGTCACATCCAACGCCTGCGCCAGGAATTAGCCGAGAGTCGATCAATGTTACGGTTGATTATTGATAGTTTGCCGCAGGCAGTATTTTGGAAAGATCGTGATGGACGTTTTCTTGGTTGTAATCAGCAATTGCTGCGTGATGCCGGTTTTAGCTCTGAAGCAGAGATCGTTGGTAAGACCGACTTTGAGATGCCTTGGCACGATCAGGCTGATGTGTATCGGGCCGATGATCTGGAGGTAATGCGTAGTGGTCCGAAACTTAATATTGAGGAACCGCTGACCCGCAGTGATGGCACAACGATCTGGTTGCGCACCAATAAGCTGCCGTTGCAGCGCGATGGTGAGGTAATCGGTGTTCTTGGCATGTATGAAGATGTTACCGATATTAAGCTGCAAGCCGAAGAGCTGCGCACCTTCAAATTGCTGGTGGAAAACGCCCCTGACGGGATTGCGATAGCCGATCCGCATCTGGTTATAACCTACAACAATCCGGCTTTGGCAACGATGCTCCAGTATCCTTCACTGGTAGGCAAGGCGGTTGCCGAAATTGTCTACCCGGCTTATCTTCCGGTGCTCGAACAGATAGCGCACCAGGTGATGCAGGGCCTAACGCCACGGGAAACGGTTCGTTACGTGCGCAGTGATGGTGCGCTGGTTACGATTCAGGCCTCAGCACTGGCGTTACGCGATGCGCATGGCAATCTGACCGGCTACGCTTCGATTAATCGTGACATCACCCAGCAGTTGCAAGCTGAAGAGAATCTCCGGCTGAGCGAACGGCGTAATCGTGCGTTGCTCGATGCAATTCCCGACTTAATGTTTTTGCTCAGTCCAGACGGCGTATTTCTCAACTATAAAGCCGATCATAGCGGTGAGTTGCTTATGCCGCCAGAAGCATTTTTGGGCAAACGAGTCGATGAAGTGTTACCGCCGCCACTAGCCGAGCAGGTCCTACATCACATCGAGCAGCTCAAACGCACCGGAGAGATGCAGCAATTTGATTACCAGCTCGCCATTGGCGATCAGATACTAGAATACGAAGCACGTATGGTGTTTAGCGATCAGGACATTCTACTCCTATCGCGCAATGTGACCGAACAGCGCCGCATTGAACGCGAGCGCACTGAGATGCAAGAACAGATTATTGCGGCACAGCAGGCAACATTGCGCGAACTCAGTACGCCGTTGATGCCGATAGCTGATGGCGTGATTGCGATGCCGCTGATTGGGGCGATTGATACGATGCGCGCCCAGCAAATCATGGAGACGCTCCTTAATGGGGTGTCCGAATACCGTGCGCAGGTCGCCATTATTGACATTACCGGCGTGAAAGTGGTTGATACCCAGGTGGCCAGCGCCTTGGTACGGGCTGCCCGGGCAGCCCGAATGCTTGGGGCACAGGTTGTTCTGACCGGAATTAGCCCGGAAATTGCTCAGACCTTGGTGCATATTGGTGCTGAGTTGCGGGATATGACGACTAGGGCAACCCTGCAAGAGGGGATTGATTACGCTTTGAAACGGAGAATTGCCGATCCACATCTAACGGGAAATGATCGGCGAACTGGGCCACGATGA